The following proteins are encoded in a genomic region of alpha proteobacterium U9-1i:
- a CDS encoding chromosomal replication initiator protein dnaA, translating into MEMEEPARRSTAGTSVARAYEMARKELLTEFGADFFKAYIEPLRLVAEWNGSVLFRAGSRVAQDRLRQQVQHRLEARLRNHAPSAGPVEILLDQEFPEDVRSLVDARIEEAQAKVAQPAPSDHPLSYTFDTFCSDESNHRALTVAQMIAAGAGLAFPIVLIHSPPGGGKTHLLNAISHFAAHNTPDRKVLLMTGQEFLESFQSALHKKRDSSSFKDMVRAPDLLLIDDFQRICGKKATEEEAFDTMSELTRRGGQVVLAADHGAEGLAGLDEALRAKLKGATSCEIHEPTAALRRRIVEMRMKHYARVTPGFRVAPAALDMIAERMHVSGRELDGAVSQLVIEFKIAGGTEVTVEAAANALQGKLSDGIDRRITVQLVQKVVARYFNMTPQQLLERTRRHAIARPRQLAMYLATKMTHASLPDIGARFGGFDHTTIMYARDRIAELAETDIKLKQDIEMLMRLIRREP; encoded by the coding sequence ATGGAAATGGAAGAACCCGCCCGCCGTTCTACGGCGGGTACCAGTGTCGCGCGCGCTTACGAAATGGCGCGCAAAGAGCTTCTAACCGAATTCGGAGCTGATTTCTTCAAAGCCTACATCGAACCGCTTCGCCTGGTCGCGGAGTGGAACGGGTCTGTGTTGTTCCGCGCCGGCTCTCGCGTCGCGCAGGACCGCTTGCGGCAGCAGGTGCAGCACCGCCTTGAAGCGCGTTTGAGAAACCACGCACCGAGCGCCGGTCCGGTTGAGATCCTGCTCGATCAGGAATTTCCCGAAGACGTGCGCTCGCTTGTCGATGCGCGCATTGAGGAAGCTCAAGCCAAGGTGGCGCAGCCCGCGCCATCCGATCACCCGCTCTCTTACACATTCGACACGTTCTGTTCGGATGAAAGCAATCATCGCGCGCTCACTGTCGCGCAGATGATCGCCGCTGGCGCCGGTCTTGCGTTTCCAATCGTGCTCATTCATTCGCCACCCGGCGGCGGCAAGACACATTTGCTGAACGCGATTTCACACTTCGCCGCGCACAACACGCCGGATCGCAAAGTGTTGCTGATGACGGGCCAGGAATTCCTGGAATCGTTCCAGAGCGCGTTGCACAAAAAGCGCGACAGCTCGTCTTTCAAAGACATGGTGCGCGCGCCGGACTTGCTGCTGATCGACGATTTTCAGCGTATTTGCGGCAAAAAAGCCACTGAAGAGGAAGCGTTCGACACGATGAGCGAACTGACGCGCCGCGGCGGTCAAGTCGTTCTCGCCGCTGATCATGGCGCCGAAGGCCTAGCCGGTTTGGATGAGGCCTTGCGTGCGAAGTTGAAAGGCGCAACATCTTGCGAGATACACGAACCGACAGCCGCGCTCCGTCGCCGCATTGTCGAGATGCGTATGAAGCATTATGCGCGTGTCACTCCGGGCTTTCGTGTTGCACCGGCGGCGCTCGACATGATCGCGGAGCGCATGCATGTGAGCGGACGGGAGCTTGACGGCGCCGTCAGTCAGCTCGTCATTGAGTTCAAGATCGCGGGAGGGACAGAAGTGACCGTTGAAGCTGCCGCCAATGCACTGCAAGGAAAATTGTCTGACGGCATCGACCGTCGCATTACTGTGCAGCTCGTGCAGAAGGTGGTCGCGCGTTATTTCAACATGACGCCGCAACAGCTTCTGGAGCGCACGCGCCGCCACGCCATTGCGCGGCCACGGCAATTGGCGATGTACCTCGCCACCAAGATGACCCACGCCTCGTTGCCGGATATCGGCGCGCGCTTCGGTGGGTTCGATCATACCACAATCATGTACGCCCGTGACCGCATCGCCGAGCTCGCGGAAACCGACATCAAGCTGAAACAGGACATCGAAATGCTGATGCGCCTGATCCGTCGAGAGCCGTAA
- a CDS encoding DNA polymerase III beta subunit, producing MRLTIERSALLKALNHVQSVVERRNTIPILSNVLMSAQGDTLKLTATDLDIEISEAAPAEVERAGQTTAPASYLYDFVRKLPEGAPVKLDVSGDDPRLFISAGKSRLHLPILPAGDFPSMPSDGFETRFDVEPTELGRLIDKTRFAISTEETRYYLNGIFMHTVQQDGATVLRAVATDGHRLALADSDAPKGAQGMPGVIVPRKTINELKRLLDDAADHVEVSVSLQKIRFALGDAVLTSKLIDGSFPEYARVIPKGNSKKLVLDNKVFAEAVDRVATVSAERSRSVRLAIEKDKVTLTVNNPDAGVATEDLPAEYADDSLEIGFNARYLLDIAGQVEGVNAVFELADSGSPTLVRDEADDRALYVLMPLRV from the coding sequence ATGCGGCTGACGATCGAGCGCTCGGCGCTCCTGAAAGCGCTCAACCACGTGCAAAGCGTCGTCGAACGACGCAACACCATCCCGATTTTGTCGAACGTGCTGATGTCGGCGCAAGGCGACACACTCAAACTCACCGCCACCGACCTCGACATCGAGATTTCCGAAGCCGCGCCCGCCGAGGTGGAGCGGGCAGGGCAAACAACCGCGCCCGCGAGCTATCTCTACGACTTCGTCCGCAAGTTGCCGGAAGGCGCGCCGGTGAAGCTCGACGTTTCGGGCGACGATCCGCGACTTTTCATCTCCGCCGGCAAGTCGCGCCTGCATCTGCCGATCCTGCCTGCGGGCGATTTCCCGTCGATGCCGTCGGATGGGTTTGAAACTCGCTTCGATGTCGAGCCGACCGAGCTCGGCCGCCTCATCGACAAAACCCGCTTCGCAATCTCCACTGAAGAGACGCGCTACTATCTCAACGGCATTTTCATGCACACCGTGCAACAAGACGGCGCCACAGTGCTGCGCGCCGTCGCGACGGACGGTCACCGTCTGGCGCTTGCCGATTCAGATGCGCCAAAAGGCGCGCAGGGCATGCCTGGGGTGATCGTGCCGCGCAAAACCATCAACGAGCTGAAGCGTTTGCTTGATGACGCCGCTGATCATGTCGAGGTCTCGGTGTCTTTGCAGAAAATCCGCTTCGCACTCGGCGACGCTGTGCTGACCTCGAAACTCATCGACGGCTCGTTCCCGGAATACGCCCGCGTCATTCCGAAGGGCAATTCGAAGAAGCTCGTGCTCGACAACAAGGTTTTCGCTGAAGCCGTCGATCGCGTCGCCACCGTCTCCGCCGAGCGTTCGCGTTCGGTGCGCCTCGCCATCGAGAAGGACAAGGTGACGCTCACCGTCAACAATCCCGACGCTGGCGTCGCCACCGAAGATCTACCGGCCGAGTATGCCGACGACAGCCTCGAGATCGGGTTCAACGCGCGCTACCTGCTCGACATCGCCGGCCAGGTCGAAGGTGTGAACGCCGTGTTCGAACTCGCGGACTCCGGCTCGCCGACGCTCGTCCGCGACGAAGCCGACGACCGCGCACTCTACGTGCTGATGCCGCTGAGGGTGTGA
- a CDS encoding DNA recombination and repair protein RecF, with the protein MIRLSVSQLTLTDFRNHAALELALDARPVCLFGPNGAGKTNLIEALTMLAPGRGLRAAGLMEVARGGGGERAQPWAVFARIVSDGEETIVGAGAERTPEGGLKRVTRRDGRPATASELGDAVRMTWLTPAMDRLWSGPAGDRRKFFDRLTLSRAPEHGQAAVAYERALRERTRLLSERVFDDAWLSGLEREMAAHGAAIAAARVETLARLQEAIDARPDGAFPKAVLALEGLLENRFANGAKSADVEEDFTELLRDVRPRDAGAGRALDGPHRSDLLARHAGKDMPADQCSTGEQKALLIGLSLAQARALADDPGAGPALILIDEAAAHLDSIRRAALYEELLAGAGQAWLTGTDENLFEAFGARAQRFEVRDGKVSAA; encoded by the coding sequence ATGATCCGCCTTTCCGTATCGCAGCTCACGCTCACCGATTTCCGCAATCACGCGGCGCTCGAACTCGCGCTTGACGCGCGTCCCGTGTGCCTGTTCGGCCCCAACGGCGCTGGCAAAACCAATCTGATCGAAGCGCTCACCATGCTCGCGCCGGGAAGGGGTTTGCGCGCTGCGGGGCTCATGGAAGTCGCGCGCGGCGGCGGTGGTGAGCGCGCGCAGCCGTGGGCGGTGTTCGCGCGCATCGTCAGCGACGGCGAGGAGACCATCGTTGGGGCCGGCGCCGAGCGAACGCCCGAGGGCGGCTTGAAGCGCGTCACCCGCCGCGACGGCCGCCCCGCCACCGCTTCCGAACTCGGCGATGCTGTACGCATGACGTGGCTCACGCCCGCGATGGACCGTCTTTGGTCCGGCCCCGCCGGCGACCGGCGCAAATTCTTTGATCGCCTCACATTGTCCCGCGCGCCCGAGCACGGCCAGGCCGCCGTGGCGTACGAACGCGCTTTGCGCGAACGCACGCGGCTCTTAAGCGAGCGCGTGTTCGACGATGCCTGGCTTAGCGGCCTCGAGCGCGAGATGGCCGCGCACGGCGCCGCCATCGCCGCCGCACGCGTTGAGACACTCGCGCGTTTGCAGGAGGCGATCGACGCGCGGCCTGACGGCGCGTTCCCGAAAGCCGTGCTTGCGCTTGAAGGTTTGCTTGAGAACCGCTTCGCCAACGGCGCAAAAAGCGCCGATGTCGAAGAAGATTTCACCGAATTGCTGCGCGACGTTCGCCCGCGCGACGCCGGCGCCGGGCGCGCGCTTGATGGCCCGCACCGTTCCGATTTGCTCGCGCGTCACGCTGGCAAGGATATGCCGGCTGACCAATGCTCGACCGGCGAGCAGAAGGCGCTGCTGATCGGCCTTTCCTTGGCGCAAGCACGCGCGTTGGCCGACGATCCGGGCGCCGGTCCCGCGCTGATCCTCATCGACGAAGCCGCCGCGCACCTCGATTCCATCCGCCGCGCGGCGCTCTACGAGGAATTGCTCGCCGGCGCGGGCCAAGCGTGGCTCACCGGCACGGATGAAAACCTGTTCGAAGCGTTCGGCGCACGCGCGCAGCGCTTCGAGGTGCGTGATGGTAAAGTGAGCGCGGCATGA
- a CDS encoding putative cytochrome P450 hydroxylase, whose translation MCVRGNAMSSIWDYEYDYDPNEDAWSADLTTMDVSVAERFRDDNMWPFFARLRRDAPVHFCPESRFGPYWSVTKFNDIMHVETNHRIFSSEPAITIFDQMEDFPLPMFIAMDPPKHDVQRKTVSPIVAPDNLAKLEPVIRQRAGQLLDEVPRGEEFNWVDKISIELTTQMLATLFDFPWEDRRKLTRWSDVATAGPGSGIVESQDQRRAELLECLAYFTELWNDRAKKDPQPDLISMLVHGENTRNMAPQEYLGNLILLIVGGNDTTRNSMTGSLYALNKWPDQQKKLRENPTLIPSLVSETIRWQTPLAHMRRTALEDTELGGQRIKKGDKVVMWYVSGNRDEDVIVDPNNFNIERENVRRHLSFGFGIHRCVGNRLGEMQLRIVWEEILKRFPKIEIVGEPRRVLSAFVKGYESLPVIIPN comes from the coding sequence ATGTGCGTCAGAGGAAACGCCATGTCGTCGATCTGGGATTACGAGTACGACTACGACCCGAACGAAGATGCGTGGTCGGCCGATCTCACAACCATGGACGTCAGCGTCGCCGAGCGCTTCCGCGACGACAACATGTGGCCGTTCTTCGCGCGTCTGCGGCGCGATGCGCCGGTGCATTTCTGCCCGGAAAGCCGCTTCGGCCCGTATTGGTCGGTGACCAAATTCAACGACATCATGCATGTCGAGACCAACCACAGAATCTTCTCGTCAGAGCCGGCGATCACCATCTTCGACCAGATGGAGGATTTTCCATTGCCGATGTTCATCGCGATGGATCCGCCGAAGCATGACGTGCAACGCAAAACCGTGAGCCCGATCGTCGCGCCCGACAATCTCGCGAAGCTGGAGCCGGTCATCCGCCAGCGCGCGGGCCAGTTGTTGGATGAAGTTCCGCGCGGCGAGGAATTCAATTGGGTCGATAAAATATCCATCGAGCTGACGACTCAAATGCTCGCGACATTATTCGATTTTCCCTGGGAAGATCGCCGCAAGCTCACCCGTTGGTCGGACGTCGCGACCGCCGGGCCGGGTTCGGGTATCGTTGAAAGCCAGGATCAGCGCCGCGCAGAATTGTTGGAGTGCCTGGCGTACTTCACCGAGCTCTGGAACGATCGCGCCAAGAAAGATCCGCAGCCTGACCTGATCTCGATGCTCGTGCACGGCGAGAACACGCGCAACATGGCGCCTCAGGAATATCTCGGAAACCTGATCCTGCTGATCGTCGGCGGCAACGACACGACACGCAATTCCATGACCGGTTCGCTCTATGCGCTCAACAAATGGCCGGACCAGCAAAAGAAGTTGCGCGAGAACCCAACGCTCATTCCGTCACTCGTCTCTGAAACGATCCGCTGGCAAACGCCGCTCGCCCACATGCGCCGCACCGCGCTGGAGGACACCGAACTGGGCGGCCAGCGGATCAAGAAGGGCGACAAAGTGGTGATGTGGTACGTTTCAGGCAATCGCGACGAGGACGTCATCGTTGATCCGAACAATTTCAATATCGAGCGCGAGAATGTACGCCGGCATCTCTCGTTTGGTTTCGGCATTCACCGCTGCGTCGGGAACCGCCTGGGCGAGATGCAGTTACGTATCGTATGGGAAGAGATCCTGAAGCGCTTTCCCAAGATCGAAATCGTCGGCGAGCCCCGCCGCGTCTTGTCAGCCTTCGTGAAGGGTTACGAAAGCCTGCCCGTAATCATCCCAAATTGA
- a CDS encoding exopolysaccharide synthesis, exoD, with the protein MTQARRTEANNLTGVLEEIADKVDHDDSADSLTLGEVFESVGRRSYGPLLLVIGLFAISPATVLPGMTWFAAALTLLVAGQMALGMKRIWMPQKALSACLPRQAVHNGMEKARPWARRVDAVLKPRLTFLAKPPFVNLVALFCIAAALITFPLGLIPLAPIVPGLAVVFFGLGMTAQDGLWLSLGMLVLGAAFWLAVPLVF; encoded by the coding sequence TTGACCCAAGCCAGGCGGACGGAAGCCAACAATCTCACCGGCGTGCTTGAGGAGATTGCTGACAAAGTCGATCACGACGATTCAGCGGACTCGCTCACGCTTGGCGAAGTGTTTGAGTCGGTCGGCCGCCGCTCCTACGGCCCGCTGCTTTTGGTGATTGGCCTGTTTGCGATTTCACCCGCGACCGTTTTGCCCGGTATGACCTGGTTTGCAGCCGCGCTCACCTTGCTCGTGGCCGGCCAAATGGCGCTTGGCATGAAGCGCATCTGGATGCCGCAAAAAGCGCTCAGCGCCTGTCTGCCGCGCCAAGCCGTGCACAATGGGATGGAGAAGGCGAGGCCATGGGCGCGCCGCGTAGACGCTGTGCTGAAGCCGCGCCTCACGTTTCTCGCCAAGCCGCCGTTCGTGAACCTCGTGGCGCTGTTCTGCATCGCCGCCGCGCTCATCACCTTTCCGCTCGGCCTCATCCCGCTTGCCCCGATCGTGCCAGGCTTGGCTGTGGTGTTTTTCGGCCTCGGCATGACCGCGCAAGACGGCCTCTGGTTGAGCCTTGGCATGCTCGTTTTGGGCGCTGCCTTTTGGCTCGCCGTGCCGCTGGTTTTTTAA
- a CDS encoding DNA gyrase subunit B, with product MTAPENATAGTPAYGADSIKVLKGLDAVRKRPGMYIGDTDDGSGLHHMVYEVVDNAIDEALAGHAKTVTVTLHPDGSAEITDDGRGIPTDIHEGEGVSAAEVIMTQLHAGGKFDQNSYKVSGGLHGVGVSVVNALSEWLDLNVWRDGKHNYMRFRHGDAEAPLKEMGPAPIENGKPKRGTAVRFLPSTATFTMVEFDRKTLEHRLRELAFLNSGVSIHFKDLRGPEPFEETLYYDGGVKAYVQHLDRSRTAIIEPIYISADRDNINVEVAMQWNDGYHQNELCFTNNIPQRDGGTHQAGFRGALTRVITGYMQSSGMSKKEKVDITGEDAREGLTSVLSVKVPDPKFSSQTKDKLVSSEVRPVVESLVAEALSSWFEENPGPAKVIMTKIVEAAAAREAARKAREMRRKSTLDVASLPGKLADCQEKDPAKSELFIVEGDSAGGSAKQGRNRDYQAVLPLRGKILNIERARFDKMLASEQVGTLITALGAGIGRDEFDINKLRYHRIIIMTDADVDGAHIRTLLLTFFYRQMPQVIDGGYLYIAQPPLYKASKGKSGRYLKDQAEFESYLIEEGAAGAVLELGSGAQIAGEDLKRVAREAMAAETLIKRLHQRAPDSVLEQGALAGVFAPNAGDAQAQETARRLNILAEEGEATWSGRIDDDGAIVLERIVRGVTERVVLDRLLQGSTDARRLAERAANMRETYEKPANVRRGSDSTPVHGPLSLLQAVEDAGRKGLSIARYKGLGEMNAEQLWETTLDPDARALLQVKVDHGDEADDLFTKLMGDVVEPRRDFIQANALDADVDA from the coding sequence ATGACCGCACCTGAAAACGCGACTGCGGGAACGCCCGCCTACGGCGCTGATTCCATCAAAGTTCTCAAGGGCTTGGATGCGGTGCGCAAGCGGCCGGGGATGTATATTGGCGACACCGACGACGGGTCGGGTCTGCACCATATGGTGTACGAGGTTGTCGACAACGCGATCGACGAAGCTTTGGCCGGTCACGCCAAGACGGTGACGGTAACCCTGCACCCTGACGGCAGCGCGGAAATCACCGACGACGGCCGCGGCATTCCGACCGATATCCACGAGGGCGAGGGCGTGTCGGCGGCGGAGGTCATCATGACCCAGCTGCACGCCGGCGGTAAGTTCGACCAGAACTCCTACAAGGTGTCCGGCGGCCTCCACGGCGTCGGCGTTTCGGTCGTCAATGCGCTGAGCGAATGGCTCGATCTCAACGTCTGGCGCGACGGCAAGCACAATTACATGCGCTTTCGTCACGGTGATGCGGAAGCGCCGCTGAAGGAGATGGGTCCCGCGCCGATCGAAAACGGCAAGCCCAAGCGCGGCACCGCCGTCCGCTTCCTGCCCAGCACCGCCACCTTTACGATGGTCGAGTTCGACCGCAAAACCCTTGAGCACCGCCTGCGCGAACTCGCGTTTTTGAATTCGGGCGTCTCGATCCACTTCAAGGATTTGCGCGGCCCGGAGCCGTTCGAGGAAACGCTCTATTACGACGGCGGCGTCAAAGCGTACGTGCAGCACCTCGACCGCTCACGCACCGCCATCATCGAGCCGATCTACATTTCCGCCGACCGCGACAACATAAATGTTGAAGTCGCGATGCAGTGGAACGACGGCTACCACCAGAACGAGCTCTGCTTCACCAACAACATCCCGCAGCGCGACGGCGGCACCCACCAGGCTGGATTCCGTGGCGCGCTGACGCGCGTGATCACCGGCTACATGCAATCGAGCGGCATGTCGAAAAAGGAAAAGGTCGACATCACCGGCGAGGACGCGCGCGAAGGCCTGACTTCCGTGCTCAGCGTGAAAGTGCCCGATCCGAAATTCTCGTCGCAAACGAAAGACAAACTGGTTTCGTCGGAAGTGCGCCCGGTTGTCGAAAGCCTCGTCGCCGAGGCGCTCTCGTCGTGGTTCGAAGAAAATCCCGGCCCGGCGAAAGTCATCATGACGAAGATCGTCGAGGCGGCGGCTGCCCGCGAAGCCGCGCGCAAGGCGCGCGAAATGCGCCGCAAATCGACGCTCGATGTTGCTTCGCTCCCCGGCAAGCTGGCCGATTGCCAAGAGAAAGACCCGGCGAAATCCGAGCTGTTCATCGTCGAGGGTGACTCGGCCGGCGGTTCCGCCAAGCAGGGCCGCAACCGCGACTACCAAGCCGTGCTGCCGCTGCGCGGCAAAATCCTCAACATCGAGCGCGCCCGTTTCGACAAGATGCTGGCGAGCGAGCAGGTCGGCACATTGATCACCGCGCTCGGCGCCGGCATCGGCCGCGACGAGTTCGACATCAACAAATTGCGCTATCACCGCATCATCATCATGACCGACGCCGACGTCGACGGCGCCCACATCCGTACTTTGCTGCTGACATTCTTCTATCGGCAGATGCCGCAAGTGATCGATGGCGGTTACCTCTACATCGCCCAGCCGCCGCTCTACAAAGCCAGCAAGGGCAAATCGGGCCGCTATTTGAAGGATCAGGCGGAGTTCGAATCCTATCTGATCGAAGAAGGCGCCGCCGGCGCTGTGCTTGAGCTCGGCAGTGGCGCGCAGATCGCCGGCGAGGATCTCAAGCGCGTCGCGCGCGAAGCGATGGCGGCGGAAACCTTGATCAAGCGCCTGCATCAACGTGCGCCCGATTCCGTGCTGGAGCAGGGCGCGCTCGCCGGCGTGTTCGCGCCCAATGCAGGCGATGCGCAAGCGCAGGAAACCGCGCGCCGGCTCAACATTCTGGCCGAAGAGGGTGAGGCCACTTGGTCCGGCCGCATCGATGACGATGGCGCGATCGTGCTCGAACGCATCGTGCGCGGCGTCACCGAACGCGTCGTGCTCGATCGCTTGCTGCAAGGCTCGACCGATGCGCGCCGCTTGGCCGAACGCGCCGCGAACATGCGCGAGACTTATGAGAAGCCCGCCAACGTCCGCCGCGGCAGCGATTCAACGCCGGTGCACGGCCCGCTCTCGCTGCTGCAAGCCGTCGAAGACGCCGGCCGCAAGGGTCTCTCCATCGCCCGCTACAAAGGCTTGGGTGAAATGAACGCCGAGCAACTCTGGGAAACCACGCTCGATCCCGACGCCCGCGCGCTGCTGCAAGTGAAAGTCGATCACGGCGACGAAGCCGATGATCTGTTCACTAAGCTCATGGGCGACGTGGTCGAGCCGCGCCGCGACTTCATCCAAGCCAACGCGCTCGATGCGGATGTTGATGCTTAG
- a CDS encoding genetransfer agent terminase protein — MSTENETPRRVITKRRHHSEEVWAQARRDYLAGFTATIVAQRYDMTVDAIRKRASKQGWCKAHQLADAPPPLHPYPGIEEVESPGLNAVSAWRKIAHPAQVPPAEPWSTWLFQGGRGAGKTRAGAEWLADLAEKKQGLFALVGPTQHDVREVMIDGPSGLRNLPGRARPWYERSRRRLLWPNGSVAYAFSAEEPERLRGPQFEAAWADEFCIWPKPSETLAILRMGLRRGDNPLLVVTTTPKPIAALRALRAEPSCVVTQAATATNAAHLAPSFLEGLDLLYGGTRLAAQELDGLLLEGDGALWRAQDVAAAHGPMPAMLDRVVVGVDPPAGANGAACGIVVAGRREARAFVLADRSALGLSPLGWASRVAEVAREFGAAEIIAEANQGGDMVRATLAAAGAPCAVRLVHASRGKRARAEPIAALYEQGRVTHCGAFVALEEELMAMGASEASLLDRADALVWALTALMSGSVREGPRVRSLHEGGERWRGLSMPAPAHA; from the coding sequence ATGAGCACAGAGAACGAGACACCCAGGCGCGTCATCACCAAGCGCCGGCATCACAGCGAAGAGGTGTGGGCGCAGGCGCGGCGGGATTATTTGGCTGGTTTTACAGCAACAATCGTCGCGCAGCGTTACGACATGACCGTCGATGCGATCCGCAAGCGCGCATCGAAGCAGGGTTGGTGCAAGGCCCATCAACTCGCCGATGCGCCGCCGCCGCTGCATCCTTACCCGGGGATAGAGGAGGTCGAATCCCCGGGATTGAACGCGGTCAGCGCGTGGCGAAAAATCGCCCATCCAGCGCAAGTGCCGCCCGCCGAACCATGGTCGACGTGGCTGTTCCAGGGCGGGCGGGGCGCCGGCAAAACGCGCGCCGGCGCCGAATGGCTCGCAGATTTGGCCGAGAAGAAACAAGGCCTGTTCGCGCTGGTTGGGCCAACGCAGCATGACGTACGCGAAGTGATGATCGATGGCCCTTCGGGGCTGCGCAATCTGCCGGGGCGGGCGCGGCCTTGGTACGAACGTTCGCGGCGACGTTTGCTGTGGCCGAATGGATCGGTCGCCTACGCATTCTCGGCGGAGGAGCCGGAGCGTTTGCGCGGTCCGCAATTCGAAGCCGCGTGGGCGGATGAGTTTTGCATCTGGCCGAAGCCGAGCGAGACTTTGGCGATCCTGCGCATGGGCTTGCGGCGCGGCGACAATCCGCTGCTCGTCGTCACCACAACGCCGAAGCCAATTGCCGCTTTGCGCGCGTTGCGCGCGGAGCCGAGCTGCGTCGTCACGCAGGCAGCGACGGCGACGAACGCCGCGCATCTTGCGCCGTCGTTTCTCGAAGGGCTCGATTTGCTCTATGGCGGCACGCGATTGGCGGCGCAGGAGCTGGACGGATTGCTGCTTGAGGGCGATGGGGCGTTGTGGCGCGCGCAGGACGTCGCGGCGGCGCATGGGCCGATGCCCGCGATGCTGGATCGCGTTGTCGTTGGAGTCGATCCGCCAGCGGGCGCCAATGGCGCGGCTTGCGGAATTGTCGTCGCCGGCCGGCGTGAGGCGCGCGCCTTTGTGCTCGCGGATCGTTCGGCCCTGGGCTTAAGCCCGCTGGGCTGGGCAAGTCGTGTGGCCGAAGTCGCGCGTGAGTTTGGCGCGGCGGAAATTATCGCTGAGGCCAATCAAGGCGGCGATATGGTGCGCGCCACATTGGCGGCGGCGGGCGCTCCGTGCGCGGTGCGGCTGGTGCATGCGAGCCGCGGCAAGCGCGCACGGGCGGAGCCGATCGCGGCGCTCTACGAACAGGGGCGCGTGACGCATTGCGGCGCGTTCGTCGCGCTTGAAGAGGAGCTGATGGCGATGGGCGCGAGCGAAGCGTCGCTCTTGGATCGCGCGGATGCTTTGGTATGGGCGCTGACGGCCTTGATGTCCGGCTCGGTGCGCGAAGGGCCGCGCGTGCGAAGCTTGCACGAGGGCGGCGAAAGGTGGCGCGGTTTGTCGATGCCGGCGCCCGCGCACGCCTAG
- a CDS encoding arginine/ornithine antiporter ArcD translates to MTDILSILSGAAVGLILALIGGGGSILATPALLYIVGVANPHVAIGTSALAVSVNAFANFINHARRGNVKWRCAAIFAGAGVVGAALGAALGKLTDARILLPLFAVLMIVIGVRMLRTQSHEGDADVRLSATNAPRLMFAGVIVGALSGFFGIGGGFLIVPGLIAASGMTMIHAVGSSLFAVGAFGATTATSYAIDGLIDWRVALLFIGGGLIGGALGAMLSSRLAKQKGALQRLFAIVVFAVAAYMLWRSLGASV, encoded by the coding sequence GTGACAGACATCCTTTCCATACTGAGCGGCGCGGCGGTGGGGCTGATCCTGGCGCTCATCGGCGGCGGCGGGTCGATCCTGGCGACGCCGGCCCTGCTCTACATCGTCGGCGTCGCCAATCCGCATGTGGCCATCGGCACCAGCGCGCTGGCGGTTTCGGTCAACGCCTTCGCCAACTTCATCAATCACGCGCGGCGCGGCAATGTGAAGTGGCGCTGCGCGGCGATCTTCGCAGGCGCTGGCGTCGTCGGCGCGGCGTTGGGCGCAGCACTGGGCAAGTTGACCGACGCGCGCATCTTGCTGCCGCTGTTCGCGGTGCTGATGATCGTGATCGGCGTGCGTATGTTGCGCACGCAGAGCCACGAGGGCGACGCCGACGTGCGGCTCTCCGCCACCAACGCACCGCGGCTGATGTTCGCGGGCGTGATCGTCGGCGCGTTGTCGGGCTTCTTCGGCATCGGCGGCGGCTTCTTGATCGTGCCAGGTCTGATCGCGGCGAGCGGCATGACGATGATCCACGCCGTTGGCTCCTCCTTGTTCGCGGTCGGCGCGTTCGGCGCGACGACGGCGACCTCGTACGCCATCGATGGCTTGATCGATTGGCGTGTCGCCTTGCTGTTCATCGGCGGCGGCCTGATCGGCGGCGCGCTCGGCGCGATGCTCTCAAGCCGGCTCGCGAAACAGAAGGGCGCGCTGCAGCGCCTGTTCGCGATCGTCGTGTTCGCGGTCGCGGCGTACATGCTGTGGCGCAGCCTCGGCGCTTCGGTATAG
- a CDS encoding rhodanese-related sulfurtransferases — translation MNAATLKEKLDSGNAILIDVRETDEHAREHILGARLAPLSAIDLHDFDREKGKVAVFHCKSGMRTQANAARLIAKGFREAYFLDGGIEAWKAAGLPVHSNRKAPLEIMRQVQIAAGALILLGVSLGALINPAFFLLSGFVGAGLLFAGATGWCGMALLLKTMPWNRVALRAS, via the coding sequence TTGAACGCCGCGACGTTGAAGGAAAAGCTCGATTCCGGCAACGCGATCCTGATCGACGTTCGCGAAACCGATGAGCATGCGCGGGAGCACATTCTTGGTGCGCGTTTGGCGCCGCTTTCGGCGATCGATCTGCATGATTTTGATCGAGAGAAAGGCAAGGTCGCGGTGTTCCACTGCAAGTCGGGGATGCGTACGCAAGCGAATGCGGCGCGCTTGATCGCGAAAGGCTTTCGCGAGGCGTATTTTCTCGATGGCGGAATCGAAGCGTGGAAAGCCGCTGGCCTGCCAGTCCACTCCAACCGCAAGGCGCCGCTTGAGATCATGCGGCAAGTGCAGATCGCGGCAGGCGCGCTGATCTTGCTGGGCGTCAGTCTTGGCGCACTCATCAACCCTGCGTTCTTCCTCCTCTCCGGTTTCGTCGGCGCTGGCTTGTTGTTCGCGGGCGCCACCGGCTGGTGCGGCATGGCCCTGCTACTGAAGACGATGCCCTGGAACCGCGTCGCGTTGCGCGCATCGTGA